One Cicer arietinum cultivar CDC Frontier isolate Library 1 chromosome 8, Cicar.CDCFrontier_v2.0, whole genome shotgun sequence DNA segment encodes these proteins:
- the LOC101512923 gene encoding uncharacterized protein isoform X1 — MLLSLSVSVSKLLTLTRYAFSLSSIPNFLPISSSNTFLLSFSSHSRFNSNEFDVNHAVSSFHHMLSINPTPSIVEFNTILTSFVKMKHYPTAISLSHLLEFNGIMPDIFTFNIWINCYCHLGQMNFSFSILGKILKMGFQEDTITLNTLMKGLCLNNKIREALHFHDHVVAKGFQLDQVSYGILINGLCKMGETRPALQLLRRIDGKLANADVVMFSIIIDSFCKDKSINDAYELYVEMIAKRISPSVITFNNLIYGFCIVSQLKEAFGLFHEMVLKNINPNVYTFTILVDSLCKEGKVKEVVNVLAIMIKDGVKPNAVMYGALMNGYCLVNQVNKAIKIVNTMVHKGVVPSVRCYNIVINGLCKNKMVDEAMNLFKEMHNKMIVPDVVTYSTLIDGLCKSGKVSYAWELVDEMHRIGLQVDVITFNSLLHALCKKTHLDQAIALVKKMKDQGIQPNMSTYNILIDGLCKGGRLKNAQVVFHDLLTKGYQLTVWTYNIMINGFCKDCLFDEALALLSRMEDNGCIPDVVSYETIIYALFDQDERDKAEKLLHQMISRGLLKKQN, encoded by the coding sequence ATGCTGTTGTCTCTCTCAGTTTCAGTTTCAAAGTTATTAACCCTAACAAGGTATGCTTTCTCTCTTTCTTCCATTCCCAATTTTCTTCCAATTTCTTCTTCAAACACTTTCCTTCTTTCATTCTCTTCTCATTCTCGTTTCAATTCCAACGAATTTGATGTTAATCATGCTGTTTCCTCATTCCATCACATGCTCTCTATTAATCCTACACCATCCATTGTTGAATTCAAcacaattttaacttcttttgtTAAGATGAAGCATTATCCCACTGCTATTTCTCTTTCTCACCTATTGGAATTCAATGGAATTATGCctgatatttttacttttaatatctGGATTAATTGTTACTGCCACTTAGgtcaaatgaatttttcattttctatattGGGAAAGATTCTCAAGATGGGATTTCAGGAAGATACCATAACCTTGAATACTCTTATGAAAGGTCTTTGTCTTAACAATAAGATTCGGGAAGCTCTGCACTTTCATGATCATGTGGTGGCAAAGGGATTTCAGTTGGATCAAGTTAGTTATGGGATCTTGATCAATGGGTTGTGTAAAATGGGGGAAACAAGACCCGCGCTGCAATTGCTGAGACGAATTGATGGGAAATTGGCCAATGCTGATGTGGTAATGTTTAGCATAATCATTGATAGTTTTTGTAAAGATAAATCTATAAACGATGCCTACGAGTTGTATGTTGAGATGATTGCAAAGAGAATTTCTCCTAGTGTTATCACTTTCAATAATCTAATATATGGATTTTGTATTGTTAGTCAATTGAAAGAAGCATTTGGTTTGTTTCATGAAATGGTATTGAAAAACATCAACCCAAATGTTTATACTTTTACTATATTGGTTGATTCCTTATGCAAGGAAGGAAAGGTCAAAGAAGTTGTGAATGTGTTGGCTATAATGATAAAAGATGGTGTAAAACCGAACGCTGTAATGTATGGTGCTTTGATGAATGGGTATTGCTTAGTTAATCAAGTGAACAAGGCCATAAAAATAGTCAACACTATGGTGCACAAGGGAGTGGTGCCGAGTGTTCGGTGCTACAATATCGTTATTAATGGATTGTGCAAGAATAAAATGGTGGACGAAGCCATGAACTTGTTTAAAGAAATGCATAACAAGATGATTGTTCCTGATGTAGTAACTTATAGTACCCTTATTGATGGTTTGTGTAAATCGGGGAAAGTCTCTTATGCTTGGGAACTTGTTGATGAGATGCATCGTATAGGTCTGCAGGTTGATGTAATCACTTTTAATTCTCTATTACATGCTTTGTGCAAAAAGACTCATCTTGACCAGGCAATTGCATTGGTTAAGAAAATGAAAGACCAAGGTATTCAGCCAAATATGTCCACATACAATATATTGATTGATGGACTATGCAAAGGTGGAAGGCTTAAGAATGCACAAGTGGTGTTTCATGATCTTTTGACTAAAGGCTACCAACTAACTGTCTGGACATATAATATTATGATAAATGGGTTTTGTAAGGATTGCTTGTTTGACGAAGCACTTGCTTTGTTATCAAGAATGGAAGACAATGGTTGTATTCCTGATGTTGTAAGTTATGAAACAATTATTTATGCCCTCTTTGACCAAGATGAAAGAGATAAGGCAGAAAAACTTCTACATCAAATGATTTCTAGAGGTCTATTGAAAAAGCAAAACTAG
- the LOC101512923 gene encoding uncharacterized protein isoform X2 yields MNFSFSILGKILKMGFQEDTITLNTLMKGLCLNNKIREALHFHDHVVAKGFQLDQVSYGILINGLCKMGETRPALQLLRRIDGKLANADVVMFSIIIDSFCKDKSINDAYELYVEMIAKRISPSVITFNNLIYGFCIVSQLKEAFGLFHEMVLKNINPNVYTFTILVDSLCKEGKVKEVVNVLAIMIKDGVKPNAVMYGALMNGYCLVNQVNKAIKIVNTMVHKGVVPSVRCYNIVINGLCKNKMVDEAMNLFKEMHNKMIVPDVVTYSTLIDGLCKSGKVSYAWELVDEMHRIGLQVDVITFNSLLHALCKKTHLDQAIALVKKMKDQGIQPNMSTYNILIDGLCKGGRLKNAQVVFHDLLTKGYQLTVWTYNIMINGFCKDCLFDEALALLSRMEDNGCIPDVVSYETIIYALFDQDERDKAEKLLHQMISRGLLKKQN; encoded by the coding sequence atgaatttttcattttctatattGGGAAAGATTCTCAAGATGGGATTTCAGGAAGATACCATAACCTTGAATACTCTTATGAAAGGTCTTTGTCTTAACAATAAGATTCGGGAAGCTCTGCACTTTCATGATCATGTGGTGGCAAAGGGATTTCAGTTGGATCAAGTTAGTTATGGGATCTTGATCAATGGGTTGTGTAAAATGGGGGAAACAAGACCCGCGCTGCAATTGCTGAGACGAATTGATGGGAAATTGGCCAATGCTGATGTGGTAATGTTTAGCATAATCATTGATAGTTTTTGTAAAGATAAATCTATAAACGATGCCTACGAGTTGTATGTTGAGATGATTGCAAAGAGAATTTCTCCTAGTGTTATCACTTTCAATAATCTAATATATGGATTTTGTATTGTTAGTCAATTGAAAGAAGCATTTGGTTTGTTTCATGAAATGGTATTGAAAAACATCAACCCAAATGTTTATACTTTTACTATATTGGTTGATTCCTTATGCAAGGAAGGAAAGGTCAAAGAAGTTGTGAATGTGTTGGCTATAATGATAAAAGATGGTGTAAAACCGAACGCTGTAATGTATGGTGCTTTGATGAATGGGTATTGCTTAGTTAATCAAGTGAACAAGGCCATAAAAATAGTCAACACTATGGTGCACAAGGGAGTGGTGCCGAGTGTTCGGTGCTACAATATCGTTATTAATGGATTGTGCAAGAATAAAATGGTGGACGAAGCCATGAACTTGTTTAAAGAAATGCATAACAAGATGATTGTTCCTGATGTAGTAACTTATAGTACCCTTATTGATGGTTTGTGTAAATCGGGGAAAGTCTCTTATGCTTGGGAACTTGTTGATGAGATGCATCGTATAGGTCTGCAGGTTGATGTAATCACTTTTAATTCTCTATTACATGCTTTGTGCAAAAAGACTCATCTTGACCAGGCAATTGCATTGGTTAAGAAAATGAAAGACCAAGGTATTCAGCCAAATATGTCCACATACAATATATTGATTGATGGACTATGCAAAGGTGGAAGGCTTAAGAATGCACAAGTGGTGTTTCATGATCTTTTGACTAAAGGCTACCAACTAACTGTCTGGACATATAATATTATGATAAATGGGTTTTGTAAGGATTGCTTGTTTGACGAAGCACTTGCTTTGTTATCAAGAATGGAAGACAATGGTTGTATTCCTGATGTTGTAAGTTATGAAACAATTATTTATGCCCTCTTTGACCAAGATGAAAGAGATAAGGCAGAAAAACTTCTACATCAAATGATTTCTAGAGGTCTATTGAAAAAGCAAAACTAG